In Capillimicrobium parvum, a genomic segment contains:
- a CDS encoding LysR family transcriptional regulator, with translation MDVELRHLRSFVAVAEELNFTRAASRLHLAQPALSAHVRQLEERIGVRLLERTTRRVALTPAGAALLDAAPAVLASADAAVAAARAAAAGETGELVVGLMATSALDATPRVLRAFAERRPGVTVSVRSIAFDDPTGGVRSGESDLAIVWLPFVEDGLVVEPLFEDGRVLVLAETHPLAPLPEADLDVHAVARCPFVEVRGGDPVSNAFWNLTEFRNGEPMGVGAWITGFEDMFAAVRAGQAIAAIPESVATTLPFSDVVVRRVPGLPPATVALVHRADDDRPTIAAFAEAVRSVV, from the coding sequence ATGGATGTCGAGCTCCGCCACCTGCGGTCCTTCGTCGCGGTTGCCGAGGAGCTGAACTTCACGCGGGCCGCTTCGCGCCTGCATCTCGCCCAGCCGGCTCTGTCGGCTCACGTCCGTCAGCTCGAGGAGCGGATCGGGGTGCGACTGCTCGAGCGCACGACGCGCCGGGTCGCGCTGACGCCGGCGGGTGCCGCGCTGCTCGACGCCGCGCCGGCTGTGTTGGCCTCCGCGGACGCCGCCGTCGCCGCCGCGCGCGCGGCCGCGGCCGGCGAGACCGGCGAGCTGGTCGTCGGCCTGATGGCGACGTCGGCGCTGGACGCAACACCGCGCGTCCTGCGCGCGTTCGCCGAGCGGCGCCCCGGGGTGACGGTCTCGGTCCGGAGCATCGCCTTCGACGACCCCACTGGCGGCGTCCGCTCCGGCGAGTCCGACCTCGCGATCGTCTGGCTGCCCTTCGTCGAGGACGGCCTGGTCGTCGAGCCGCTGTTCGAGGACGGCCGCGTCCTGGTCCTCGCCGAGACCCACCCGCTGGCTCCGCTCCCGGAGGCCGACCTCGACGTCCACGCGGTCGCCCGCTGCCCGTTCGTCGAGGTCCGGGGCGGCGACCCGGTGTCCAACGCCTTCTGGAACCTGACGGAGTTCCGCAACGGCGAGCCCATGGGCGTCGGAGCCTGGATCACCGGCTTCGAGGACATGTTCGCCGCCGTCCGTGCCGGCCAGGCGATCGCCGCGATCCCCGAGTCCGTCGCCACGACCTTGCCCTTCAGCGACGTCGTGGTCCGCCGGGTCCCCGGCCTCCCACCGGCGACCGTCGCCCTCGTCCACCGAGCCGACGACGACCGCCCCACCATCGCCGCCTTCGCCGAGGCCGTCCGCTCGGTCGTCTGA
- a CDS encoding cupin domain-containing protein — MTTTTATTAPDRRTEIHAGSHFTWHATSDDTGGRLSVAEVTIPAGGEPPLHIHAREDEMIYVLEGRMTFQRGMERIDVTAGESIVLPRGIQHGFAVRDSPTARALILLTPGTMEQAFHDTATPASDATPSAGPPSPEEAEHLMAVFARHGVEFTGPPLPALLARQG, encoded by the coding sequence ATGACAACCACGACCGCCACGACCGCACCCGACCGCCGTACCGAGATCCACGCCGGCAGCCACTTCACGTGGCACGCCACGTCCGACGACACCGGCGGCCGCCTCAGCGTCGCCGAGGTGACCATCCCCGCCGGCGGCGAGCCCCCGTTGCACATCCACGCCCGCGAGGACGAGATGATCTACGTCCTGGAAGGCCGGATGACGTTCCAGCGCGGCATGGAGCGCATCGACGTGACGGCCGGCGAGTCGATCGTCCTCCCTCGCGGGATCCAGCACGGCTTCGCCGTCCGCGACAGCCCCACGGCCCGCGCGCTCATCCTCTTGACCCCGGGCACCATGGAGCAGGCGTTCCACGACACGGCCACGCCGGCGAGCGACGCCACGCCCTCAGCCGGACCGCCGAGCCCCGAGGAGGCCGAGCACCTCATGGCCGTCTTCGCCCGGCACGGCGTCGAGTTCACCGGCCCGCCGCTGCCCGCCCTGCTCGCGCGGCAGGGCTGA
- a CDS encoding M36 family metallopeptidase, which yields MKRVGLLIGLAVMLALPSGAFAVTAPAGGGPLPDVDSRDASVPGAVKEARASLADSLGEQAVVSSDPQTGGARFVGRTDGFLTDPSGADPARIGLDYVAGHPGVFGLDAGDLDSLKLTSQYTSDDGVTHTAYVQTSGGIPAYDNDLYTNVAKDGQLINVSGAAVGDLKADTTTPSVSAGEALGVAGRDVGGAASLSPSSSGPSGPDRATEFSSGDRASLVLFNSGKATQLAWKVLVTDKSSYMYEVVVDAASGEVLARHSLTDFVSNASVFDNHPGAAAGGTAHTVDLNADATWLNRSSGFTILQGNNTHAYSDFGADNTPTAADEVGPSSGTDWVYPLTKFNVAGQACPLLGGIPACTWDSNSLSTRTTNRAQATTQLFYYVNTFHDHLKAAPIGFTHAARNFEFTDADGGGPGLGGDPVNAESDDAAGFNNANFGTPPDGSPPRMQMFLFTDPSLNGSDSAEIVYHEYTHGLSNRTVGTGAGISANQPSAMGEGWSDWYALDFLVAQGLVSDTNANGELKIGEYVVDGGIRREPLDCPVGSTGPACPGTAGSGPGGYTLGDMGHVGPGFEVHDDGEIWAQTLWDLRKALGSSVAEGLVTSGMRLSPNNPSFLDARNGIIQADQATGGTHYQQIWQVFANRGMGFSAATASANATTATEAFDVPALLKHESMTLTDPAPGGDGDGAAEPGETVRIVETVRNVNPFAVSNAAGVLSTSSSGVTVPQNSSTWPTVGANGGTQASASAFQVTIPASFTCGNSVALNVAVTTSQGNVTIPLSVPTGVAGSPQTVTVNPGVAIPDNNAAGVNSTLSFPNVGPVSDVNAKVNVTHTFDGDLKMTLKNPGGTVVTLVNGRGSSGDNFTNTVFDDEAATAISAGTAPFTGSFRPEAPLSAFDGAASAGTWTLNVADLASLDTGTLTSWALTMPGARTCSTPPPPGGAAPTVVTGAAGSISSNGATLNGTVDPNQLDTTWRFQYGKTTSYGSNTPALSAGTGDSPVAKSAAVTGLQPSTVYHYRIIGQNSKGTSVGVDKTFTTKAALPTVVTNPASSITFNGAKLNGTVNPNGLATTYRFQYGLTTSYGTSTPSLSAGSGTAAVAENAVLSGLQANKTYHFRIIAISSAGTSVGADRTFTTKLAPPTVLTHPASALLSRGATLNGSVNPNGLATTWRFQYGLTTSYGTSTASLSAGSGTAAVAESAAITGLQPSTVYHYRIIGISSAGTSVGADRTFTTGPPAPIVTTDPASAITATGATLKGTVNANGLATQYRFQYGTTTSYGLKTTLTDGGSGTTGVARSAAVTGLAPNTTYHFRVIATNSVGTSVGADRSFTTPASLRR from the coding sequence ATGAAGCGGGTTGGGTTGTTGATCGGGCTGGCTGTGATGTTGGCGCTGCCGTCCGGAGCATTCGCCGTGACCGCGCCCGCGGGCGGCGGGCCGCTGCCGGACGTCGACTCGCGCGACGCGTCGGTGCCGGGTGCCGTCAAGGAGGCCCGTGCCTCGCTGGCCGACTCGCTCGGCGAGCAGGCGGTCGTCTCGAGCGATCCGCAGACCGGCGGCGCGCGCTTCGTCGGGCGCACGGACGGGTTCCTGACGGACCCGAGCGGCGCCGACCCGGCGCGCATCGGGCTCGACTACGTCGCCGGGCATCCCGGGGTGTTCGGGCTCGACGCCGGCGACCTCGACTCGCTGAAGCTCACCAGCCAGTACACGTCCGACGATGGCGTGACGCACACGGCGTACGTCCAGACGTCCGGCGGCATCCCGGCCTACGACAACGACCTCTACACGAACGTCGCCAAGGACGGACAGCTCATCAACGTCTCCGGCGCCGCGGTCGGCGACCTGAAGGCGGACACGACGACGCCCTCGGTCAGCGCGGGCGAGGCGCTGGGCGTCGCGGGGCGCGACGTGGGCGGCGCCGCGTCGCTGTCGCCGAGCTCGAGCGGTCCGTCGGGCCCGGACCGGGCGACCGAGTTCTCCAGCGGCGACCGCGCGAGCCTCGTGCTGTTCAACAGCGGCAAGGCGACGCAACTGGCCTGGAAGGTGCTCGTCACCGACAAGAGCTCGTACATGTACGAGGTCGTCGTGGATGCGGCGAGCGGCGAGGTGCTGGCGCGCCACTCGCTGACGGACTTCGTCTCCAACGCGAGCGTCTTCGACAACCATCCGGGCGCCGCGGCGGGCGGGACGGCGCACACCGTCGATCTGAACGCGGACGCGACGTGGCTGAACCGGTCCAGCGGCTTCACGATCCTGCAGGGCAACAACACCCACGCCTACTCGGACTTCGGTGCGGACAACACGCCGACGGCCGCCGATGAGGTGGGGCCGAGCAGCGGCACCGACTGGGTCTATCCGCTGACGAAGTTCAACGTGGCCGGGCAGGCCTGCCCGCTGCTGGGCGGCATCCCGGCGTGCACGTGGGACTCCAACTCGTTGTCGACGCGCACGACCAACCGCGCGCAGGCGACGACGCAGCTCTTCTACTACGTCAACACCTTCCACGACCACCTGAAGGCGGCGCCTATCGGCTTCACGCATGCGGCCCGCAACTTCGAGTTCACGGACGCCGATGGCGGCGGCCCGGGGCTCGGCGGCGACCCGGTCAACGCCGAGTCCGACGACGCCGCGGGCTTCAACAACGCGAACTTCGGCACGCCGCCGGATGGCAGCCCGCCGCGGATGCAGATGTTCCTGTTCACCGATCCGTCGCTGAACGGCAGCGACTCCGCCGAGATCGTCTACCACGAGTACACGCACGGCCTGTCGAACCGGACGGTCGGCACGGGGGCGGGCATCAGCGCGAACCAGCCGAGCGCGATGGGCGAGGGCTGGAGCGACTGGTACGCGCTGGACTTCCTCGTCGCGCAGGGGCTGGTCAGCGACACGAACGCCAACGGCGAGCTGAAGATCGGCGAGTACGTCGTCGACGGCGGCATCCGGCGCGAGCCGCTGGACTGCCCGGTCGGCTCGACCGGCCCGGCGTGTCCGGGGACCGCGGGCTCGGGGCCGGGCGGCTACACGCTCGGCGACATGGGTCACGTCGGCCCCGGCTTCGAGGTCCACGACGACGGCGAGATCTGGGCGCAGACGCTGTGGGACCTGCGCAAGGCGCTCGGCTCGTCCGTCGCCGAGGGGCTCGTGACGAGCGGGATGCGCCTGTCGCCGAACAACCCGTCGTTCCTGGATGCCCGCAACGGGATCATCCAGGCCGACCAGGCGACCGGCGGGACGCACTACCAGCAGATCTGGCAGGTGTTCGCCAACCGCGGCATGGGCTTCAGCGCGGCGACCGCGAGCGCGAACGCGACGACCGCGACCGAGGCGTTCGACGTGCCGGCGCTGCTCAAGCACGAGTCGATGACGCTGACCGATCCGGCCCCGGGCGGGGACGGGGACGGGGCGGCCGAGCCGGGCGAGACCGTGCGGATCGTCGAGACCGTGCGCAACGTCAACCCGTTCGCCGTGAGCAACGCGGCGGGCGTGCTGAGCACGAGCTCGTCAGGCGTGACGGTGCCGCAGAACTCGTCGACGTGGCCGACGGTGGGCGCGAACGGCGGGACGCAGGCGTCGGCGTCGGCGTTCCAGGTGACGATCCCGGCGTCGTTCACGTGCGGGAACTCGGTCGCGCTGAACGTCGCCGTGACGACCTCGCAGGGCAATGTGACGATCCCGCTGTCGGTCCCCACCGGCGTGGCGGGGTCGCCGCAGACGGTGACGGTGAACCCGGGGGTCGCGATCCCCGACAACAATGCGGCCGGGGTCAACTCGACTCTCTCGTTCCCGAACGTCGGGCCGGTCTCCGACGTCAATGCCAAGGTCAACGTCACGCACACGTTCGACGGCGACCTGAAGATGACGCTGAAGAACCCCGGCGGGACGGTCGTCACGCTCGTCAACGGCCGCGGAAGCAGCGGGGACAACTTCACGAACACCGTGTTCGATGACGAGGCGGCGACGGCGATCAGTGCCGGCACGGCCCCGTTCACCGGGTCGTTCCGGCCGGAGGCGCCGCTGTCGGCCTTCGACGGTGCCGCGAGCGCGGGGACGTGGACGCTGAACGTCGCCGATCTCGCGTCGCTGGACACGGGCACGCTGACCTCGTGGGCGCTGACGATGCCGGGCGCGCGGACGTGCTCGACGCCGCCGCCGCCCGGGGGCGCCGCGCCCACGGTCGTGACCGGCGCGGCGGGATCGATCTCGTCGAACGGCGCGACGCTGAACGGCACGGTCGACCCGAACCAGCTCGACACGACGTGGCGCTTCCAGTACGGCAAGACGACGAGCTACGGCTCGAACACGCCGGCGCTCAGCGCGGGCACCGGGGACTCGCCGGTCGCCAAGTCGGCGGCGGTCACCGGGCTGCAGCCGAGCACCGTCTACCACTACCGGATCATCGGCCAGAACAGCAAGGGCACGTCGGTGGGCGTCGACAAGACGTTCACGACGAAGGCGGCGCTGCCCACCGTCGTGACGAACCCGGCGTCGTCGATCACGTTCAACGGCGCGAAGCTCAACGGTACGGTCAACCCGAACGGGCTGGCGACCACGTATCGGTTCCAGTACGGGCTGACGACGAGCTACGGGACCAGCACCCCGTCGCTGAGCGCCGGCTCCGGGACCGCGGCCGTGGCGGAGAACGCGGTCCTGAGCGGTCTGCAGGCCAACAAGACGTACCACTTCCGGATCATCGCGATCAGCTCGGCGGGGACCTCCGTGGGCGCTGACCGGACGTTCACGACGAAGCTGGCTCCGCCGACGGTGCTCACCCACCCGGCCTCGGCTCTGCTCTCGCGCGGCGCGACGCTGAACGGGAGCGTGAACCCGAACGGGCTGGCGACGACGTGGCGGTTCCAGTACGGGCTGACGACGAGCTACGGGACCAGCACGGCATCGCTGAGCGCGGGGTCGGGCACGGCCGCCGTTGCGGAGTCGGCGGCGATCACCGGGCTGCAGCCGAGCACCGTGTACCACTACCGGATCATCGGGATCTCGTCGGCCGGGACGTCGGTCGGGGCGGACCGGACGTTCACGACCGGGCCGCCGGCACCGATCGTGACGACAGACCCGGCTTCGGCGATCACGGCGACAGGGGCGACGTTGAAGGGGACGGTGAACGCGAACGGGCTCGCGACGCAGTACCGGTTCCAGTACGGGACGACGACCTCCTACGGGCTGAAGACGACGCTGACCGACGGCGGGTCGGGCACGACGGGTGTCGCGCGGTCCGCCGCCGTGACCGGATTGGCCCCGAACACGACGTACCACTTCCGGGTGATCGCGACGAACTCCGTCGGGACCTCGGTGGGGGCCGACCGGTCGTTCACGACGCCGGCGTCGCTGCGCCGGTAG
- a CDS encoding DUF1330 domain-containing protein gives MPLYALNLFDLADNDDYRAYSRRSLDAVRKYGGTVAAMGALDTDATPTPGDTAPRQVMILVEWPDRAAFDGFLADPGHEDLHPLRENGTDNYLWWAYDKLEDLRPLLKR, from the coding sequence ATGCCGCTCTACGCGCTCAACCTCTTCGACCTCGCCGACAACGACGACTACCGCGCCTACTCGCGCCGGTCGCTCGACGCGGTGCGCAAGTACGGCGGCACGGTCGCCGCGATGGGCGCGCTCGACACCGACGCGACGCCGACGCCCGGCGACACCGCGCCGCGGCAGGTGATGATCCTCGTCGAGTGGCCGGACCGCGCCGCCTTCGACGGCTTCCTCGCCGACCCTGGCCACGAGGACCTGCACCCGCTGCGCGAGAACGGCACGGACAACTACCTGTGGTGGGCGTACGACAAGCTCGAGGACCTGCGCCCGCTGCTCAAGCGCTGA
- a CDS encoding DUF488 domain-containing protein yields MPAIFTIGYEKLLPQELVAELEAAGVKRVIDVRFRPQSRRAGMSKTRLGERLADHRIAYEHRRELGTPADIRPLFHQGRLAEAAAAYHAHVEANAPHALDALAAELDDAAPTALLCLEAEPEGCHRRVITRALQQRRADLAVIDL; encoded by the coding sequence GTGCCGGCGATCTTCACCATCGGCTACGAGAAGCTGCTGCCCCAGGAGCTCGTCGCCGAGCTGGAGGCCGCGGGCGTGAAGCGCGTGATCGACGTGCGCTTCCGGCCGCAGTCCCGCCGCGCCGGGATGTCGAAGACGCGCCTCGGCGAGCGGCTCGCCGATCACCGGATCGCGTATGAGCACCGGCGCGAGCTCGGCACGCCGGCCGACATCCGCCCGCTCTTTCACCAGGGCCGGCTCGCGGAGGCCGCGGCCGCCTACCACGCGCACGTCGAGGCCAACGCGCCGCACGCGCTCGACGCGCTGGCCGCCGAGCTCGACGACGCAGCGCCCACCGCGCTGCTGTGCCTCGAGGCCGAGCCGGAAGGCTGTCACCGCCGCGTGATCACCCGCGCGCTGCAGCAGCGCCGCGCGGATCTCGCCGTCATCGACCTCTGA
- a CDS encoding Na+/H+ antiporter, whose protein sequence is MPRAEFLVALLVAVAFLARLAGRLNVPYPVLLVLGGLLLAAIPGLPRVELDPDLVFVIFLPPLLMHAAFMTSPRELRREWRSIGLLAVGLVLLTMVAVAVVAHEVTNLSWAEAFVLGAVVGPTDPVAATSLFRRLGLPDRLTTILEGESLTNDGTALVALRVAIGATTAAGFSLLDATWQFFGAAIGGILVGIVAGVIVTRVRRHIDDPPVEITLSLFTAYFAYLPAEEIGASGVLAAVTVGLFLAWQSPTGLFQPTSRLQAMAFWDVLIFLLNSLLFILVGLQLRLVLDELGDRSAGAVVGAAAAVAATVILTRLGWMLFVPRLTLLASRSERTPFAERFLLGWSGMRGAVSMAAALSIPLHVAGRPLIIFLTFVTILATLVGQGLTLPALTRRLVAPQPSDDHAEVQAREAAARAALDELDRAAGENGTPEEAVDYVRRRYELRLRHLGADEDQHTLPAVRALQRRLVESERQTIERMHAEEHIDQATVRRLERELDLQEERWSELEESSLS, encoded by the coding sequence GTGCCCCGAGCCGAGTTCCTCGTCGCCCTCCTCGTCGCGGTCGCGTTCCTCGCCCGCCTCGCTGGGCGCCTGAACGTGCCGTATCCCGTGCTGCTGGTGCTCGGCGGCCTCCTCCTGGCCGCCATCCCCGGGTTGCCGCGGGTGGAGCTCGACCCGGACCTCGTCTTCGTCATCTTCCTGCCGCCGCTGCTGATGCACGCGGCGTTCATGACCTCGCCGCGCGAGCTGCGCCGCGAGTGGCGCTCGATCGGCCTGCTGGCCGTCGGGCTCGTGCTGCTCACGATGGTCGCGGTCGCCGTGGTCGCCCACGAGGTGACGAACCTGTCCTGGGCGGAGGCGTTCGTCCTCGGCGCCGTCGTCGGGCCGACCGACCCCGTGGCGGCGACGAGCCTGTTCCGCCGCCTCGGCCTCCCCGACCGGCTCACGACGATCCTCGAGGGCGAGTCGCTGACGAACGACGGGACCGCGCTCGTCGCCCTGCGCGTGGCGATCGGCGCAACGACCGCCGCCGGCTTCAGCCTGCTCGACGCGACGTGGCAGTTCTTCGGCGCGGCGATCGGCGGCATCCTCGTCGGCATCGTCGCCGGGGTGATCGTCACGCGGGTGCGCCGCCACATCGACGACCCGCCGGTGGAGATCACCCTCTCGCTCTTCACCGCCTACTTCGCCTACCTGCCGGCGGAGGAGATCGGCGCGTCGGGCGTCCTGGCCGCGGTGACCGTCGGGCTCTTCCTCGCCTGGCAGTCGCCCACCGGCCTGTTCCAGCCGACGAGCCGGCTGCAGGCGATGGCGTTCTGGGACGTCCTCATCTTCCTGCTGAACTCGCTGCTGTTCATCCTCGTCGGCCTGCAGCTGCGCCTCGTGCTCGACGAGCTCGGCGACCGGAGCGCCGGCGCGGTCGTGGGGGCGGCGGCCGCCGTCGCCGCGACGGTGATCCTCACGCGGTTGGGTTGGATGCTGTTCGTCCCACGGCTCACCCTCCTCGCGTCACGCTCGGAGCGCACCCCGTTCGCCGAGCGGTTCCTGCTCGGCTGGAGCGGCATGCGCGGGGCGGTGTCGATGGCCGCCGCGTTGTCGATCCCGCTCCATGTCGCCGGACGACCGCTCATCATCTTCCTGACCTTCGTGACCATCCTCGCCACGCTCGTCGGGCAGGGCCTGACGCTGCCCGCGCTCACCCGCCGGCTCGTGGCGCCCCAGCCGAGCGACGACCACGCCGAGGTGCAGGCGCGCGAGGCGGCGGCGCGAGCCGCGCTCGACGAGCTCGACCGTGCGGCGGGCGAGAACGGGACCCCGGAGGAGGCGGTCGACTACGTGCGCCGCCGCTACGAGCTGCGGCTGCGCCACCTCGGCGCCGACGAGGACCAGCACACCCTCCCCGCCGTGCGCGCGCTGCAACGCCGCCTCGTCGAGTCCGAACGCCAGACGATCGAGCGCATGCACGCCGAGGAGCACATCGACCAGGCGACGGTCCGGCGCCTCGAGCGCGAGCTCGACCTCCAGGAGGAGCGTTGGAGCGAACTTGAGGAGTCAAGTCTCAGTTGA
- a CDS encoding PRC-barrel domain-containing protein produces MTRPAALHLRVQRSARAGIRTVTMVVSQRHREWIGHRVDDQHGVRIGTVEEVFIDPETTLTWILVAMGRFTRRHTLVPVRDVVPGDSRLWMPIERSDVTSAPRATGRDAWQRGSFRSLLYRHYGLTGLPRRRGASAATAS; encoded by the coding sequence ATGACACGCCCCGCAGCCTTACATCTTCGAGTTCAGAGGAGCGCCCGAGCGGGAATCCGCACCGTCACCATGGTTGTCTCCCAGCGTCATCGAGAATGGATCGGGCACCGCGTCGACGATCAGCACGGCGTGCGGATCGGCACCGTCGAGGAGGTGTTCATCGACCCCGAGACGACCCTCACCTGGATCCTCGTGGCCATGGGACGCTTCACGCGCCGGCACACGCTGGTCCCCGTCCGCGACGTCGTCCCGGGCGACTCACGGTTGTGGATGCCGATCGAGCGCAGCGACGTCACGAGCGCGCCGCGCGCGACCGGCCGCGACGCCTGGCAGCGCGGGTCGTTCCGCTCCCTGCTGTACCGCCACTACGGGCTGACCGGCCTGCCGCGCCGCCGCGGCGCGAGTGCCGCGACGGCGAGCTGA
- a CDS encoding PHP domain-containing protein: MSSPTFDLQSHSTFSDGELPPAHVIAFAAEAGVELLALSDHDTVEGVDEAVGAARSHGIALVPAVEISAPDGAHPDIHVLGYGIDHRDEALLERLTAYRADRDGRADRMIAKLRERGFELDETPLERRQASGKPIGRPHIATAVFEHPANRERLEAEGLTDMTQTLVAYLIEGAPAFAGRTIPTVEDAIGVIHAAGGVAVWAHPFWDVKDPEEVLATIDRYVGYGLDGIEAFYVAHTAEQTALVADRAEDLDLLTTGSADYHGPDHRHFSKFRDFDLCGRVPRLGPIDIR, translated from the coding sequence GTGTCATCTCCTACGTTCGACCTCCAGTCGCATTCGACCTTCTCCGATGGCGAGCTGCCGCCGGCGCACGTCATCGCCTTCGCCGCCGAGGCCGGCGTCGAGCTGCTCGCGCTCTCCGACCACGACACCGTGGAGGGCGTCGACGAGGCGGTGGGCGCCGCGCGCTCGCACGGGATCGCGCTCGTGCCCGCGGTCGAGATCTCCGCGCCGGACGGCGCGCACCCCGACATCCACGTCCTGGGCTACGGCATCGACCACCGGGACGAGGCGCTGCTCGAGCGGCTGACGGCATACCGCGCCGACCGCGACGGGCGCGCGGACCGGATGATCGCCAAGCTGCGCGAGCGGGGCTTCGAACTCGACGAGACCCCGCTCGAGCGCCGGCAGGCGTCGGGCAAGCCGATCGGGCGCCCACACATCGCGACCGCGGTGTTCGAGCATCCGGCCAACCGCGAGCGGCTCGAGGCCGAGGGCCTGACCGACATGACCCAGACGCTCGTCGCCTACCTCATCGAGGGCGCCCCCGCGTTCGCCGGGCGGACGATCCCGACGGTCGAGGACGCCATCGGGGTCATTCACGCCGCCGGCGGCGTGGCGGTGTGGGCGCATCCGTTCTGGGATGTCAAGGACCCGGAGGAAGTGCTCGCCACGATCGACCGTTACGTGGGCTATGGACTCGACGGCATCGAAGCGTTCTACGTCGCGCACACGGCCGAGCAGACGGCGCTCGTCGCCGACCGCGCGGAGGACCTCGACCTGCTCACCACCGGCTCGGCCGACTACCACGGCCCCGACCACCGCCACTTCTCGAAGTTCCGCGACTTCGACCTGTGCGGACGCGTGCCGAGGCTCGGGCCCATCGATATCCGTTGA
- a CDS encoding undecaprenyl-diphosphate phosphatase: MSAFEAIVLGLVQGLTEFLPISSSGHIRIVSAFFGWEDPGAAFTAVIQLGTMAAVLIYFRRDLWKIARAWLSELRLPYAKRSHEANLGWFIILGTIPIAIIGVALSSQIEEGARSLKLIGAALILFSLVMLWADRTATRERDIETLNVRDGMFIGVAQALALIPGVSRSGATISAGLVRGFDRAAAARYSFLLSVPAVVISGLFELRHIGEKGGASAGATAIATILAFVSGYAAIAWLLKYLTTHNLTIFIVYRIVLGVVVLGLVAAGAIS; the protein is encoded by the coding sequence ATGAGCGCCTTCGAGGCCATCGTCCTCGGCCTCGTCCAGGGCCTGACCGAGTTCCTGCCGATCTCGTCGAGCGGGCACATCCGCATCGTCTCGGCGTTCTTCGGCTGGGAGGATCCGGGAGCGGCGTTCACCGCGGTGATCCAGCTCGGGACGATGGCCGCGGTGCTCATCTACTTCCGGCGCGATCTGTGGAAGATCGCGCGCGCGTGGCTGAGCGAGCTGCGCCTGCCGTACGCGAAGCGCAGCCATGAGGCGAACCTCGGCTGGTTCATCATTCTCGGCACGATCCCGATCGCGATCATCGGCGTCGCGCTGTCGAGCCAGATCGAGGAGGGCGCCCGCTCGCTGAAGCTGATCGGCGCCGCCCTGATCCTGTTCTCGCTCGTGATGCTGTGGGCGGACCGGACCGCCACGCGCGAGCGCGACATCGAGACGCTCAACGTGCGCGACGGCATGTTCATCGGCGTCGCGCAGGCGCTCGCGCTCATCCCGGGGGTGTCGCGGTCGGGCGCGACGATCTCCGCCGGCCTCGTGCGCGGGTTCGACCGTGCGGCGGCCGCGCGCTACTCCTTCCTGCTGTCGGTCCCCGCCGTGGTGATCAGCGGGCTGTTCGAGCTGCGCCACATCGGCGAGAAGGGCGGCGCCTCGGCGGGCGCGACGGCGATCGCCACCATCCTGGCGTTCGTCAGCGGCTACGCGGCGATCGCCTGGCTGCTGAAGTACCTGACGACGCACAACCTGACGATCTTCATCGTCTACCGGATCGTGCTCGGCGTGGTCGTGCTGGGCCTGGTGGCGGCCGGCGCCATCAGCTGA